A window of the Hordeum vulgare subsp. vulgare chromosome 5H, MorexV3_pseudomolecules_assembly, whole genome shotgun sequence genome harbors these coding sequences:
- the LOC123399649 gene encoding protein RADIALIS-like 3 translates to MSSGSRSSSRGGANAEWSKKENKLFEDALAYYGEGTPDRWLKVSRAMGGTKTADEVRRHYEILDGDIKLIESGRVPFPKYNTQGAWN, encoded by the coding sequence ATGTCTTCTGGGTCAAGGAGCTCATCCCGCGGCGGCGCCAACGCGGAGTGGAGCAAGAAGGAGAACAAGCTGTTCGAGGACGCACTCGCCTACTACGGCGAGGGCACGCCCGACCGCTGGCTCAAGGTGTCCCGCGCCATGGGCGGGACCAAGACGGCCGACGAGGTGCGCCGCCACTACGAGATCCTCGACGGCGACATCAAGCTCATCGAGTCCGGCAGGGTCCCTTTCCCCAAGTACAACACCCAGGGGGCTTGGAACTGA
- the LOC123399647 gene encoding DNA topoisomerase 3-beta gives MAPKVLMVAEKPSIALSIASALSGGRMSTRRGSTDVHEFDGMFQGSQAFFRVTSVIGHVFSVDFPPAYQNWEATDPMDLFNAPVLRSESNPKAHIHRHLAQEARGCTYLVLWLDCDREGENICFEVINCTGIPENEVGRRIFRAKFSSVTEKDISNAMDNLVLPNKDEALAVDARQEIDLKVGVAFTRFQTRYFQGKYGNLDSRVISYGPCQTPTLGFCVQRYQQINTFKPEKFWSLRTYIIKDGDEIQLEWERKKLFDFDVTVMFQKMVASDGALKITDISVKEECKARPPGLNTVNLLKVASSALGIGPQTAMHMAERLYIQGYISYPRTESTAYPASFDFRSVLSTLAHNPLWSNNVRTLMDAGFVKPRQGHDVGDHPPITPMRLAPEEALETDAWRLYQYICQHFIGTVSHDCRYTRTAVEFTSGGEIFRCVGHRVTSKGFTSIMPWLAVGENNLPTFKKGDTINIHKVDIYEGSTTAPDYLSESELISLMEKNGIGTDASIPVHINNISERNYVQVNTGRRLVPTALGTTLIRGYQCIDADLCLPDIRSFIEQQITLIAKGKADHLQVIQHVLEQFMRKYSYFVKKIENMDTLFEAQFSPLADSGRLLSKCGKCGRYMKYISTQPMRMYCVTCEEVYYLPQNGSIKLYKEIICPLDGFELLLFSMVGPDAKSFPLCPCCYNSPPFEGIDKLFGALKLDDTGKVGKGAGMPCFLCPHPTCKQSMITQGVCACPECSGTLILDPVSAPKWRLLCNTCNCVVLLPHAAHRITTTDKKCPTCESTIIEVDFNKKATPLEDGATLHEGCILCDELLHSLVEMKHGKSFFMRRGRGRGRGRGRGRGGRGRGRRGSLRHDDPKMSFRDF, from the exons ATGGCGCCCAAGGTTTTAATG GTCGCGGAGAAGCCCAGCATCGCGCTCTCCATCGCCTCCGCCCTCTCCGGCGGCCGC ATGTCTACCCGGAGGGGAAGTACCGATGTCCACGAGTTTGATGGGATGTTTCAGGGCTCTCAGGCATTCTTCAGAGTGACATCAGTCATCGGACATGTCTTCAG TGTTGATTTCCCACCTGCATATCAGAACTGGGAAGCGACTGATCCGATGGACCTTTTTAATGCTCCAGTTCTAAGATCTGAGAGCAACCCAAAG GCTCATATCCACAGGCATCTAGCCCAGGAAGCTCGAGGCTGTACCTATTTGGTGCTTTGGCTTGACTGCGATCGAGAAGGGGAAAACATATGCTTCGAAG TAATTAATTGCACCGGGATTCCTGAGAATGAGGTTGGCAGAAGAATATTTCGAGCTAAATTTTCATCTGTTACCGAGAAAGACATATCGAATGCTATGGATAATCTTGTGTTGCCAAACAAAGACGAGGCACTAGCGGTGGATGCTCGGCAAGAAATAGACTTGAAGGTAGGAGTAGCATTTACTCGATTTCAGACCCGGTATTTTCAAGGAAAATATGGAAATCTCGACTCAAGAGTCATTTC GTACGGTCCCTGTCAAACACCTACACTTGGATTCTGTGTACAACGCTATCAGCAAATTAACACATTCAAACCAGAGAAATTCTGGTCTTTGAGAACTTACATTATCAAAGATGGTGACGAAATACAACTAGAATGGGAGAGGAAGAAACTTTTTGATTTTGAT GTTACTGTGATGTTCCAAAAGATGGTAGCCAGTGATGGAGCTCTAAAAATAACAGATATATCAGTGAAGGAAGAGTGCAAAGCCCGCCCACCTGGTCTTAATACGGTGAATCTGCTTAAG GTTGCATCAAGTGCGCTAGGTATCGGACCCCAGACAGCCATGCACATGGCCGAGCGGCTTTACATTCAAGGATACATCAG TTATCCGCGTACAGAGAGCACTGCCTATCCCGCATCATTTGATTTTAGAAGTGTACTTTCTACATTAGCGCATAATCCTTTGTGGTCCAATAACGTTCGGACGTTGATGGATGCTGGTTTTGTTAAGCCTCGTCAAGGTCATGATGTTGGGGACCATCCCCCAATTACTCCAATGAGATTAGCACCAGAAGAAGCTTTGGAAACTGATGCATGGAGGCTTTACCAGTACATATGCCAGCATTTTATTGGAACTGTCAGTCATGATTGTAGATATACAAG GACTGCAGTTGAGTTCACTTCAGGTGGAGAGATTTTCCGTTGTGTTGGCCACCGAGTCACTTCCAAAGGATTTACATCTATTATGCCATGGCTGGCTGTGGGTGAGAATAATCTTCCAACATTTAAAAAAGGGGACACAATTAATATTCATAAGGTTGACATATACGAG GGAAGCACCACGGCTCCTGATTACCTTAGTGAGAGTGAATTGATCTCTCTCATGGAGAAGAATGGCATAGGCACAGATGCATCAATTCCTGTCCATATAAACAACATTTCGGAGCGTAATTATGTCCAG gtaaatactggaagaagattagTACCAACAGCCCTGGGAACTACCCTGATAAGAGGATATCAGTGTATTGATGCCGATCTCTGCCTGCCAGATATCCGAAGCTTTATTGAGCAACAGATTACTCTAATTGCAAAAGGAAAAGCTGATCATCTTCAAGTCATTCAACATGTTCTTGAACAGTTTATGAGAAAGTACTCTTATTTTGTGAAGAAG ATTGAAAACATGGATACTTTGTTCGAAGCACAGTTTTCACCTCTGGCAGACTCTGGGCGTCTATTGAGCAAGTGTGGAAAATGTGGTCGATATATGAAATATATTTCCACTCAGCCAATGAGGATGTATTGTGTAACTTGTGAGGAGGTCTATTATCTTCCCCAGAATGGTTCTATTAAG CTTTACAAGGAAATTATTTGCCCCCTTGATGGTTTTGAGTTGCTTCTGTTCTCGATGGTGGGCCCTGATGCAAAATCTTTTCCACTATGCCCTTGTTGCTACAATAGTCCTCCATTTGAAGGCATCGACAAACTTTTCGGTGCACTCAAGCTCGATGACACAGGCAAGGTTGGGAAAGGGGCTGGCATGCCGTGCTTCCTTTGCCCGCACCCAACATGCAAACAATCAATGATCACTCAGGGAGTTTGTGCCTGTCCAGAGTGTAGCGGCACCCTGATTCTCGATCCAGTTAGCGCTCCGAAATGGCGGCTTCTCTGCAACACGTGTAACTGCGTCGTGCTACTCCCGCACGCCGCTCACAGGATCACCACTACAGATAAGAAGTGTCCGACATGCGAGTCAACTATCATTGAAGTCGACTTCAACAAGAAAGCCACCCCTCTTGAAGATGGAGCTACTTTACATGAGGGTTGTATCTTGTGTGATGAGCTGTTACATTCCCTTGTTGAGATGAAGCATGGGAAGTCATTCTTTATGCGTAGAGGCAGGGGGAGAGGTAGGGGTAGGGGACGAGGGAGGGGCGGCCGGGGTAGGGGGAGGCGGGGGAGCTTAAGACATGATGATCCTAAGATGAGCTTCAGAGATTTCTAA